The region CGAGCAGGAAAATAATATCGGGGGCTAAATCATTGGTTAAATTGGCGATCCCCCGCACGCGGCTAGCGGGCATCCAAGGCTCGCAGGCATGAACATCCGCCAAAATGGCAGCCTTGACGGTCAATCCGGCAGGCCAGCGCGGCGGTGTAATACGGTAGGATGTAACGTTGAGGCGAAGAACCGGTTCAAACAGGACGGCATAAGAGCCAAGCCCCGCCGTCGCCAAAGCCAACCCACCGGCGCCCTGCAAAAAAAGCCGTCGGCTCATTCTGTTCATAAGAACATCTTACAGCAAAGCGGGGGAACCTTCAAACTGGAAGCCGGAGGGTTCCCCGCTGGCAATACGTGGCATCACGCCGCTTCGTCATCACGGAGGATGGCGGGGAGGTCCTTTCGGCTTGGCGCTGCCTTTTGCGGCTTGAGTGAGGCCGGCACTAACGCCGCCGCGACGGCGGAAATCCCAATTTCCCGATAGAGACGCGAGATAAGATCACGGGCGCCATTCGGAGTGGCGGATTTATCGGCAATTTTTTGGTCGTTACTCATTTTCATCATTCCAAATTGCAAGAGACGAGAGACAAGGTCCAAGGATCAAGTGATTTGTGGACCAAGTGAACTGTGCCGGCTTTTACCAAGCCTTCCGTCAGCATCATCATGTGGGTAGGAAGTTAATGCCCTGTAACCCCGCTTGCGCTCTTTTGTGAAATAAACCGGCCAATCGCCGCCATGAGAAATAGCATGTTAAGTTAAGAGCAGCTTCCATCCGCCTCGCTCACGCTATCTCACGGAGATTGCGCGAAACATTCGTCGCGCCGGAGTCATTGCCCAGCGTTAGTTCCGCCGCCGCGTTTCATGCCCGCGCCAGCGGTGGCGCCACAAATCCGCAGCCCGCGGATTCAAGCATCGCGGCGCAGGCGATCGCCGTCCGATCCTCCCGGTTCGCCGCAATGATTTGAACACCACGCGGCTGACCGTCCTTGCCAAGCATCACCGGAGCAACAGCAGCCGGCAACCCTGCGCCTGTGGCAAGGCACGCCCATGGCATCAAATCAAAATATGGCCTTAATATGCCATTGACCTCGATGACCCGGGCATGCGGATCGGGCCTAGGATCATGCCGGATCGCACCCGTCGGAGCCGGCGGGCATAGGACCACGTCGTAATTTTCGAAAAATCGCCCCCATGCTTCGTGCAGCCGCTGCCGCCGCGCCTGGATGTCGATAAAATCTTGCGTGGACAAGCGTATGCCACGCGCTTGCAAAGCGCGATGGGAGAGATCACCCTTCAAAAAATCGTGTTCCCGGTTCGCCAGCCGCTCGCGGGTTTTTTCCGGCAGCCCAATCCCAATCAGTGCATGAACGAGGACGGCCGAAACCTCCCAGGCTTCCTCAAAGGAAAATGCCGGGCGCGCGGCATCATCGACGATCGCGCCATTTTTCTCCAGCAGGAGCGCGGCTTTGCGAACGGCGTTTGCCACTGTTTCGTCCACGGGAGCCAACGGCTCGTCGAGCCAGAGCGCGACACGCAGATCCTGCGGCGATGTTTTCCGCGCCGGAAGCAAACTTTGAACTGGGATCGTGGGGAGCCGTGGTCCCGCCAAGACATCGAGCGCCAAACTCAGATCTGCGGCGGAGCGAGCGAGCGGCCCCGCGACGAGAAGTTCGGGATTGCGTTCGAGACGCATCTCCAGCGTCGGCGGGATATGGCCGTATGTCGCGACAACATTCCACGTTGTTTTCAGTCCAAACACGCCGCAGCAATGCGCAGGCCAGCGGATCGAACCCGCGAGATCCGAGCCAAGTTCGAGGGTGCTCATGCCCGTCGCGATGGCGGCCACCGCGCCGCCGGAGGAGCCGCCGGGAGAAAAATCCAGGTTCCAAGGATTATTGGTCGTCCCATAAACACTGTTGGCGGTCTGGAAGTCACCGGTCAGCAGGGGAACATTGGTTTTGCCAAGAATAATCGCTCCAGCGCCGCGCAGACGGGCGACCGCGCTGGCGTCCTCCTTTGGAAGGTAATTTTTCAGCGCCGGAGTGCCCACCGCCGTCACCATCCCCGCCGTCTCAAAACAGTCCTTGATTGTCACCGGCAAGCCTTCGAGGGGGCGTGCCTCGCCGCGCGCGATACGGGCATCGGACTCCGCGGCTGCGCGCCAAGCCGATGCCGCATCCATCTGCACGATTGCGTTCAACGCCGGATTGAGACGGGCGATCACGGCCAAAACCGCCTCAAGGAGATCGCGCGAGGAAAACTCCCGCCGCAGCAACGCGGCGCGAAGATTGACGGCGGAGTCGAGCACATTCGGCATGGAATCAATCACTAGGGATGGGCTGCGCAACTAGAGCGCCCAAGTTTAGACCGGTTTGTCCATTCTTTGGATTGTTCAACCTGGGGGCCGATTCTCATCGCATTGCAAGCTTGCTGGATTGGCCGGGCGGTTATAGATGAGGTGAGAGCTTTCTGTTTTCGTCATGCTCATACGCCAAAGGGCGAGATTCTATGCCGGATGTAATCACGGCTTCGCTTGAAGCCGCCATGGAACGTACAGCCGAGACGACGCTTGAGCGCATCGCCGCCGCGCGCCGTGCCCTCGAGACCGTCATCTTTGGCCAAACGGAGGTGATTGAACAGGCTCTGATCACGCTTCTTTCGGGCGGCCATGGCTTGCTTGTCGGGGTACCAGGTCTCGCCAAAACGAAACTTGTCGAAACGCTCGGCATTGTGCTCGGCTTGGATGCGCGGCGTGTCCAATTCACGCCCGACCTGATGCCCGCCGATATTCTTGGCTCCGAAATCCTTGAAGAAGCTGCCGGTGGGCGCCGGAGCTTCCGCTTTGTGCGGGGACCCGTTTTCGCGCAATTGCTCATGGCCGACGAAATCAACCGGGCCAGTCCTCGAACCCAGTCCGCGCTGCTTCAGGCGATGCAGGAATATCATGTCTCCGTCGCCGGTGAGCGGCATGATCTGCCCCGCCCGTTCCATGTGCTCGCGACACAAAATCCGTTGGAGCAAGAAGGCACCTATCCCTTGCCCGAGGCCCAACTCGATCGCTTTCTGATGCAAATCGATGTCGACTATCCCGATCGCGCGGCCGAGCGCCGGATTCTGATCGAGACGACCGGCGACACAGGCAACGAGGCAAAACCGGCGATGACGGCCGAGGATCTCATGGCGGCGCAACGGCTGGTGCGCCGGCTGCCGGTCGGTGACAGTGTGATCGAGGCCATTCTCGATCTTGTCCGCCAAGCACGTCCTGGTGAAGGAGACCTTGCGATCACCCGGCAGATCTCCTGGGGGCCAGGCCCCCGCGCGGCACAAGCCTTGATGCTGGCGACCAGAGCCCGCGCGCTGCTCGGCGGCCGGCTCTCGCCCTCTCTCGACGATGTGAAGGCTCTCGCGGTCCCAATCCTCAAGCACCGCATGGCCCTCACTTTCGCAGCCCGGGCCGAGGGTCTCAGTGTCAGCGACGTGATCGGCCAGCTGGCCGGGCGGTCCGGCTAACCGATGATCAGCGTCCGGCTCCTGAAAAGAAATGAAAGCCGCGCCGGGCGTTCTCACCAAAACCATGCGCTCGAATTGGCGCAGCGGTTTCCTGGCCTTTGTGCAAGTGCGAAAGAAATTGCGGCGAGCGTTATGCATGGGGTGCATGGGCGCAGGCGCGCAGGCACCGGCGAAACTTTCTGGCAGTTTCGTCCCTTCGCCGCGGGCGAAGCGGCAAACCGCATCGATTGGCGCCGCTCGGCCAAGGATGACGAACGCTTTTATGTGCGTGAGCGCGAGTGGGAAGCCGCGCACACCGTTTTCATTTGGATCGACCGCTCGGCTTCTATGTGGTTTGCCTCGCAACTGGCGCTGCAGCCGAAAATCGACCGGGCCCTCGTGCTTGGCCTCGCAGCCGCCGATGTGCTCGTGCGGGGCGGCGAGCGCGCCGGTCTGCTCGGCCTCACCCCCGCCTTCGCGGTCCGTCACATCGTCGAGCGCTTGGCCGAAGTGTTGCTGGCGCAAGAAAGCGCTGCAGCCTACGTTCCGGAAGAATTGCCCGCGCGCATGTGTCTGCCGCTGGGTGCCCAGGCCATTTTGATCGGCGACTTTCTTGCCGAACCGGCACTGATCGCAACCACGCTCGAGGCCATCGCGGCACGCGGTGCGCGGGGCCATCTTATTATGATCGCTGATCCTGTCGAGGAGAGTTTTCCATTTACTGGCAACACGGAATTCGTCGATGTCGATACGCCGGCGCGTTTGCGTGTCGGCCAGGCGGAGACATTCCGGCAAGACTACATCCGCCGCCTCGCCGCGCATCGTGAGGCGATCGCCGCGGCGGCGCGCGCCCGCGGCTGGAGCTTCGTGGTGCACCGGACAGACCGGCCCGCCACAGAGGCGTTGCTCGCCTTGCGGTTTCATCTTGATGCCAATCAAGGGTTTACTCCGCATGAGCAGCGCGGGGTGGTTCGCTGATGTCTCCCATACCCCTCGCTTTCACCTATCCCTTCGTCCTCGCCGCGCTTGCCGGCTTACCGCTTTTGTATTTTTTGCTGCGCATCACGCCGCCGCGCCCGGTGCTGGTGCCCTTCCCGCCCCTGCGGCTTATTCTCGGTTTGCGTCCGGCCAGCGAGACCGCCCGCCACATACCTTGGTGGCTGCTGCTGTTGCGTCTCATCATCGCGGCTTGTCTCATATTCGCGATGGCCGGACCCGTGTTGAATCCTTTGGCGGTGGAGACGCAAGCCGGACCGCTGCTGATCGTTTTGGACAATGGCTGGCCGGCGGCACCGAGCTGGGAGCAAAGAATTTCCGCGGCGTCCCGGCGGATCGAGGCTGCCGGCCAAAATTCGCAGCTCGCCGCCGTTGTCGCGATATCGGAAGGGCCACGCGAGATCCTGCCCCTCGATGCGGCCAAAGCGCAAGACCGTTTGCGGGCTCTCAAACCCGTGCCCTATCTTCCCGACCGGCTGCCGGTTCTGGCGGCGATCGAAAAATATGCCACCACGCATCAAAAGCCGAATATCGCCTGGATCGCCGACGGGCTGGATCGCGGCCATCTCTCAGAATTTGCTGGCAAGCTGGCAAACCTCTCCAATGAACGAACGCTGGTGACGGACAAAACCAGTCTTCGCGCTCTGGCGGGGGCGCAAAACCAAACCGGCCAGCTCGAGGTTCGAGTGCTCCGCGCGGGCCTTGCGGGTCCTGAACAATGGCTTGTCCATGCGCTTGACCGCAAGGGTCTGCAACTTGGCGAAGCCCCCTTCAACTTCGCCGGAAAAAGCGAGGCGCTCGCCAAATTCGAGATGCCGGTCGAACTGCGCAACGAGATCACTCGCCTCGAAATCACGGGAGACCGTTCGGCGGGTGCGGTTTTTCTTCTCGACGAGCGCTGGCGCCGCCGCCGCGCTGGCCTCGTCAGCAGCGAAACCCTCGACGTCGCGCAGCCCCTGCTCGCGCCTGCCTATTATTTGACGAAAGCGCTTTCTCCCTTCGCCGATTTGCGCCAGGCAAGTGCTTCCGCGACCGATCCGGTGCAATCGCTGCTTGATGACCATGTCGCGACCCTGATTCTCGCCGACGTCGGCGTGGTGCCTGGTGAGACGCACAACAATCTTGCGCGTTTTGTCGAGGACGGCGGCATTCTCGTGCGTTTTGCCGGATCCCATCTCGCGGGGGCGTCCGACGATCTCGTTCCGGTCCGCCTGCGCCGGGGCGGCCGGGTCCTTGGCGGCGCGATGTCCTGGGATACGCCAAAAAAGCTTGCGCCCTTCGACCGTGACAGCCCATTCTTCGGCTTGAACGTACCGGCCGAAGTCACCGTCACGCGCCAGGTTCTGGCCGAGCCAGATCCTGGACTTTCGGGCAGGACGTGGGCGCGGCTTTCGGACGGCACCCCGCTGGT is a window of Methylocapsa sp. D3K7 DNA encoding:
- a CDS encoding amidase, with the protein product MPNVLDSAVNLRAALLRREFSSRDLLEAVLAVIARLNPALNAIVQMDAASAWRAAAESDARIARGEARPLEGLPVTIKDCFETAGMVTAVGTPALKNYLPKEDASAVARLRGAGAIILGKTNVPLLTGDFQTANSVYGTTNNPWNLDFSPGGSSGGAVAAIATGMSTLELGSDLAGSIRWPAHCCGVFGLKTTWNVVATYGHIPPTLEMRLERNPELLVAGPLARSAADLSLALDVLAGPRLPTIPVQSLLPARKTSPQDLRVALWLDEPLAPVDETVANAVRKAALLLEKNGAIVDDAARPAFSFEEAWEVSAVLVHALIGIGLPEKTRERLANREHDFLKGDLSHRALQARGIRLSTQDFIDIQARRQRLHEAWGRFFENYDVVLCPPAPTGAIRHDPRPDPHARVIEVNGILRPYFDLMPWACLATGAGLPAAVAPVMLGKDGQPRGVQIIAANREDRTAIACAAMLESAGCGFVAPPLARA
- a CDS encoding MoxR family ATPase, with translation MPDVITASLEAAMERTAETTLERIAAARRALETVIFGQTEVIEQALITLLSGGHGLLVGVPGLAKTKLVETLGIVLGLDARRVQFTPDLMPADILGSEILEEAAGGRRSFRFVRGPVFAQLLMADEINRASPRTQSALLQAMQEYHVSVAGERHDLPRPFHVLATQNPLEQEGTYPLPEAQLDRFLMQIDVDYPDRAAERRILIETTGDTGNEAKPAMTAEDLMAAQRLVRRLPVGDSVIEAILDLVRQARPGEGDLAITRQISWGPGPRAAQALMLATRARALLGGRLSPSLDDVKALAVPILKHRMALTFAARAEGLSVSDVIGQLAGRSG
- a CDS encoding DUF58 domain-containing protein, which gives rise to MHGVHGRRRAGTGETFWQFRPFAAGEAANRIDWRRSAKDDERFYVREREWEAAHTVFIWIDRSASMWFASQLALQPKIDRALVLGLAAADVLVRGGERAGLLGLTPAFAVRHIVERLAEVLLAQESAAAYVPEELPARMCLPLGAQAILIGDFLAEPALIATTLEAIAARGARGHLIMIADPVEESFPFTGNTEFVDVDTPARLRVGQAETFRQDYIRRLAAHREAIAAAARARGWSFVVHRTDRPATEALLALRFHLDANQGFTPHEQRGVVR
- a CDS encoding DUF4159 domain-containing protein; the encoded protein is MSPIPLAFTYPFVLAALAGLPLLYFLLRITPPRPVLVPFPPLRLILGLRPASETARHIPWWLLLLRLIIAACLIFAMAGPVLNPLAVETQAGPLLIVLDNGWPAAPSWEQRISAASRRIEAAGQNSQLAAVVAISEGPREILPLDAAKAQDRLRALKPVPYLPDRLPVLAAIEKYATTHQKPNIAWIADGLDRGHLSEFAGKLANLSNERTLVTDKTSLRALAGAQNQTGQLEVRVLRAGLAGPEQWLVHALDRKGLQLGEAPFNFAGKSEALAKFEMPVELRNEITRLEITGDRSAGAVFLLDERWRRRRAGLVSSETLDVAQPLLAPAYYLTKALSPFADLRQASASATDPVQSLLDDHVATLILADVGVVPGETHNNLARFVEDGGILVRFAGSHLAGASDDLVPVRLRRGGRVLGGAMSWDTPKKLAPFDRDSPFFGLNVPAEVTVTRQVLAEPDPGLSGRTWARLSDGTPLVTAAREGKGMIILFHVTADTTWSNLPLSGLFVDMLRKIVALSGENAKASGSETAAPPQASQASALPANRTLDGFGVLGPPPPDATALPAGFEGEASPEHPPGFYGPPDALVAVNALGPQETLIPADYSGFGFITEPLNASGPVDLKPWLIAAAFLLFSADCLASLWLSGGLRKATPGALASVVLLGAACVLLAIPGKLAAEPAASHSSSDLASVLKTRLAYVVSGDARVDEATRQGLASLSQVLARRTSLSPGDPAAIDPARDELSYYPLLYWPIVATKPQPPREAVAKAAAFMKQGGTIIFDTRDALTARPDGPPTPEAKWLRTLLDGVDVPELEPVPADHVVTKTFYLLDGFVGRYTAGATWIEALPPAPADGGLRPARAGDSVSPVIITSNDLAAGWASDPDGESLYSLVPGGDRQHELALRGGVNLVMYTLTGNYKSDQVHVRDLLERLAH